The proteins below are encoded in one region of Ktedonobacterales bacterium:
- a CDS encoding alpha/beta hydrolase, with product MSNVPDEAPRIVFIHGSGNTASCWQRQVAYIGVERALAIDLPGHGTRVRDVGPREMSVRDYALDVRRQMQAAGLERPIVAGHSLGGAIALQLALDWGDELAGMMLIGTGARLRVLPALLEAARRDQMGALLQVRGLARQSEGAPERTTSPEGILPPLAEGVFYRDLAACNAFDVMAELGRISLPALIVCGEEDTMTPPKYAEYLRAHLPQATLRMVPGAGHDIMRDQPETLNQVIGDWLKRGFGA from the coding sequence ATGAGCAACGTTCCCGATGAGGCGCCCAGGATCGTCTTTATACATGGCTCAGGTAATACTGCTAGCTGCTGGCAGCGGCAAGTAGCCTATATAGGCGTAGAGCGGGCGCTGGCGATAGATTTGCCTGGTCATGGGACACGGGTGCGAGACGTGGGGCCGCGTGAGATGAGCGTTCGTGATTACGCGCTGGACGTGCGCAGGCAGATGCAGGCTGCGGGGCTGGAGCGTCCCATCGTGGCCGGGCATTCCCTGGGTGGCGCCATTGCGCTGCAACTGGCGTTGGACTGGGGCGACGAATTGGCCGGGATGATGCTTATTGGCACAGGCGCGCGGCTGCGGGTCTTGCCTGCTCTGCTGGAGGCGGCTCGGCGTGACCAGATGGGCGCTCTTTTGCAGGTGCGCGGCCTGGCGCGTCAGTCCGAGGGTGCGCCGGAACGAACAACTTCACCTGAAGGTATACTGCCGCCGCTGGCTGAGGGCGTCTTCTATCGTGATCTGGCGGCGTGCAATGCTTTTGATGTGATGGCTGAATTGGGGCGTATCAGCCTCCCCGCTTTGATTGTCTGTGGAGAAGAAGATACGATGACCCCGCCAAAATACGCTGAGTATCTGCGGGCGCATCTGCCCCAGGCGACGCTGCGGATGGTTCCTGGGGCTGGTCATGACATCATGCGCGATCAACCGGAGACATTGAATCAAGTCATTGGCGACTGGCTAAAAAGAGGGTTCGGC
- a CDS encoding tetratricopeptide repeat protein, with amino-acid sequence MNMASDAPQIPSGPLCPACGAFLASQRVRCEHCGALIQQVSDVTIEAADVPQELLLQETSPSASRSIGSSRSASPHDGASEVVPPIIETGAVATTVADADIVLPDESDTAPIAPEWPLSIIEGPESPSPGKRRPGFQSIPGPTLLKWGPRVIAFGGSVALIVLSATTPSWGSITTRDGITLLVAGACAGWLIWLFHRLYHRWTRRRWSILAASLALVGLLGVALAPGIHSIQGHALESQGNYQRAIEEYSASGEHSPNGEDIARSYLEWGLGDLASQNYAMAVQHLGTASETYSATTAARSAREPFGAALLQWGRQLVAEQHYQQALQQFEHLRTRYADTRAAQQAQDEQDEPAAYYSWGQQLQATRQFQDALTQFQTISKRFPNSSYTTLAYNAAASDLYAWGQALTQQASYAQAITTYQQIIDQYGNTPAAQQAQETLNAPQAVKGRLIFASGPPDARVIIRLSSSWTTGPDGYTQGGFVYEVRTDANGLFTFPSVALGRYLIDWQQGSSFTTLLHEGTYNPVYIADVEPLRGIDLGDVQVEG; translated from the coding sequence ATGAACATGGCTTCTGACGCCCCGCAGATACCTTCTGGCCCCCTCTGCCCAGCATGCGGCGCATTCCTTGCTTCGCAGCGCGTGCGCTGCGAGCATTGTGGCGCGCTTATCCAGCAGGTTTCAGATGTCACAATAGAAGCAGCCGATGTCCCCCAGGAACTCCTTTTGCAGGAAACGTCGCCGTCCGCCAGCCGAAGCATCGGTTCGAGCAGGTCGGCCAGCCCTCATGACGGAGCCAGCGAAGTGGTTCCCCCTATTATCGAGACAGGCGCTGTCGCAACAACAGTAGCTGACGCTGATATAGTGCTGCCCGACGAGAGCGATACAGCGCCAATCGCCCCGGAGTGGCCGCTCTCGATTATCGAGGGGCCGGAGTCGCCATCCCCAGGGAAACGCCGCCCAGGATTCCAGAGCATTCCAGGCCCGACGCTGCTCAAATGGGGTCCACGAGTGATCGCCTTCGGAGGATCGGTTGCGCTGATCGTATTGTCTGCGACCACGCCCAGTTGGGGCAGCATCACCACACGCGATGGGATCACGCTGCTGGTCGCTGGCGCCTGCGCCGGTTGGCTCATCTGGCTCTTCCATCGGCTCTACCATCGTTGGACACGGCGGCGCTGGTCTATTCTTGCCGCCAGCCTTGCGCTGGTTGGTCTGCTGGGGGTGGCCCTTGCACCCGGCATCCACAGCATTCAGGGACACGCGCTGGAGAGTCAGGGGAACTATCAACGCGCGATTGAGGAGTATTCGGCCAGCGGCGAACACAGCCCAAACGGAGAGGATATTGCGCGGAGCTATCTGGAATGGGGACTGGGAGACTTAGCCAGCCAGAACTACGCGATGGCCGTCCAGCATCTGGGCACAGCCAGCGAAACCTACAGCGCCACGACGGCTGCCAGATCGGCTAGAGAACCGTTCGGCGCCGCGCTCTTGCAATGGGGCCGACAACTGGTCGCAGAACAACACTATCAGCAGGCGCTCCAGCAGTTCGAGCATCTGCGCACCCGCTATGCCGACACCAGGGCGGCGCAGCAAGCGCAAGATGAGCAGGACGAACCAGCCGCCTATTACTCCTGGGGGCAGCAGCTTCAAGCGACCCGGCAGTTTCAAGACGCGCTCACCCAATTCCAGACCATCAGCAAGCGTTTCCCCAATAGCTCCTACACAACGCTGGCCTATAATGCGGCAGCCAGCGATTTGTATGCCTGGGGGCAGGCGCTAACTCAGCAGGCCAGCTACGCCCAGGCCATCACTACGTATCAGCAGATCATTGACCAGTATGGCAACACGCCAGCGGCTCAGCAAGCGCAGGAGACTCTCAACGCGCCGCAGGCGGTGAAAGGGCGGCTGATCTTTGCCAGCGGCCCCCCCGACGCACGGGTGATTATCCGTCTCTCCAGTAGCTGGACCACCGGCCCGGATGGCTATACGCAAGGCGGCTTCGTTTACGAAGTGCGCACCGACGCCAACGGCTTGTTTACTTTCCCCAGCGTGGCCCTGGGCAGGTATCTGATTGACTGGCAGCAAGGCTCCTCATTCACCACACTGCTCCATGAGGGTACCTATAACCCTGTCTACATCGCTGACGTTGAGCCGCTGCGAGGGATTGACCTGGGCGACGTACAGGTAGAAGGGTAA